A region of Moorena producens PAL-8-15-08-1 DNA encodes the following proteins:
- a CDS encoding AMP-binding protein produces MHWSEPTLSSSNLAFLQYTSGSSGTPKGVMVSHGNLLNKE; encoded by the coding sequence TTGCACTGGTCTGAACCAACCCTAAGCAGCAGTAACCTGGCCTTTCTCCAGTACACTTCCGGCTCTAGCGGAACACCCAAAGGAGTTATGGTGAGTCACGGTAACTTGCTAAACAAGGAGTAA
- a CDS encoding cupin domain-containing protein, translating into MSTPTNINKILIERPSQDYLDNLGVSNWPIWTKEVSEFPWTYDEPETCYLLEGEVVVTPDGGEPVQIAKGDLVTFPAGMSCTWKILSNVRKHYQFG; encoded by the coding sequence ATGTCTACACCAACCAATATCAATAAAATTCTGATTGAACGTCCTAGCCAAGACTATCTCGATAACTTAGGTGTCTCAAATTGGCCAATTTGGACAAAGGAAGTCTCGGAATTTCCCTGGACTTACGATGAACCGGAAACGTGTTACTTACTAGAGGGTGAAGTAGTTGTCACCCCAGATGGCGGTGAACCAGTTCAAATTGCCAAAGGAGATTTGGTAACTTTCCCAGCTGGAATGTCTTGCACCTGGAAGATTCTTTCTAATGTTAGAAAACACTATCAATTTGGCTAG